A genomic stretch from Flavobacterium humidisoli includes:
- the secA gene encoding preprotein translocase subunit SecA gives MSFINSIIKVFVGDKSQKDVKALQPYLNKIKTFEAPLMSLSNDELRGRTVYFKDRIKEARADKDAKIASLKAEVENIEDIDKREDIYDAIDALEKEAYEISEKTLLEILPEAFSVVKETARRFKENSHIEVTATPKDREFSATKSYITIDGEKAIWANKWNAAGKDITWDMIHYDVQLIGGMVLHEGKVAEMQTGEGKTLVATLPLYLNALTGNGVHLVTVNDYLAKRDSTWKAPLFEFHGLSVDCIDNHQPSTEQRKKAYDADITYGTNNEFGFDYLRDNMAHSPSDLVQRKHNFAIVDEVDSVLIDDARTPLIISGPVPQGDRHEFNELKPKIENLVAQQRQLANGFLAEAKKLIKEGNTKDGGFQLLRAYRSLPKNKALIKFLSEEGIKQLLQKTENQYMQDNNREMHKVDEALYFVIEEKNNQVELTDNGIKYLSGDTDADFFVLPDIGTEIAAIEKQKLDKDAEAEAKERLFQDFGVKSERIHTLTQLLKAYALFEKDVEYVIMDNKIMIVDEQTGRIMDGRRYSDGLHQAIEAKENVKIEAATQTFATVTLQNYFRMYNKLAGMTGTAVTEAGELWQIYKLDVVEIPTNRGIARIDKEDYIYKTTREKFNAVIEDVTELSQAGRPVLIGTTSVEISELLSRMLKMRGITHNVLNAKMHKQEAQIVEEAGKAGVVTIATNMAGRGTDIKLSPEVKAAGGLAIVGTERHDSRRVDRQLRGRSGRQGDPGSSQFYVSLEDNLMRLFGSERVAKVMDRMGLKEGEVIQHSMMTKSIERAQKKVEENNFGVRKRLLEYDDVMNSQREVVYKRRRHALFGERLKLDIANMLYDTCELIVSNSKATNDFKGFEFDLIRYFGITSPISEADFLKLSDIEVTGKVYKEALAFYTEKTERSAREAFPIIKGVYEEPNNHFERIVVPFTDGIKTLNVVTDLKKAYDSEGAQLIADFEKNITLSIVDEAWKKHLRKMDELKQSVQLAVHEQKDPLLIYKLEAFNLFRGMLDNVNKEVISFLFKGDLPAQNTPEIHEAREVARPKENLQLSKDEIPNSESINREAGETQQRQVTETIVRDMPKINRNDTVVVQEVATGNTETMKYKKAEALIAAGTWVLIN, from the coding sequence ATGAGTTTCATAAACAGTATTATTAAAGTCTTTGTCGGCGATAAGTCGCAGAAGGATGTCAAAGCTTTACAACCTTACTTAAACAAAATTAAAACATTCGAAGCTCCTTTAATGAGTCTATCAAACGACGAATTGAGAGGAAGAACCGTTTATTTTAAAGACAGAATAAAAGAAGCTAGAGCTGATAAAGATGCTAAAATTGCTTCGCTTAAAGCAGAAGTAGAGAACATCGAAGACATCGATAAAAGAGAAGATATTTATGATGCAATAGATGCTCTTGAAAAAGAGGCTTATGAAATTTCTGAAAAAACTTTATTGGAAATTCTTCCAGAAGCGTTTTCTGTTGTAAAAGAAACGGCTCGCCGTTTTAAGGAAAACTCTCATATTGAAGTTACTGCTACTCCAAAGGACCGCGAATTCTCAGCAACAAAATCATACATTACTATTGATGGCGAAAAAGCTATCTGGGCAAACAAATGGAATGCTGCTGGAAAAGACATCACTTGGGACATGATTCACTACGATGTTCAGTTAATTGGTGGTATGGTATTACATGAAGGTAAAGTTGCTGAAATGCAAACAGGAGAAGGTAAAACTTTGGTTGCTACTCTTCCTCTTTACTTAAATGCTTTGACAGGAAATGGAGTTCACTTAGTAACGGTGAATGACTACTTGGCAAAACGTGATAGTACTTGGAAAGCTCCTTTATTTGAATTCCACGGTTTATCTGTTGACTGTATCGATAATCACCAGCCAAGTACAGAGCAAAGAAAAAAAGCTTATGATGCTGATATCACTTACGGAACTAACAATGAGTTTGGTTTCGATTACTTAAGAGATAATATGGCGCACTCTCCAAGCGATTTAGTGCAGAGAAAACACAATTTTGCAATTGTCGACGAGGTTGACTCTGTATTAATTGATGATGCTAGAACACCTCTTATCATTTCTGGACCAGTTCCTCAAGGAGATCGTCACGAATTCAACGAATTGAAACCAAAAATCGAAAACTTAGTTGCACAACAACGTCAGTTAGCGAATGGTTTCTTAGCTGAGGCTAAAAAATTAATTAAAGAAGGTAATACTAAAGATGGAGGTTTCCAATTATTAAGAGCTTACAGAAGTTTACCTAAAAATAAAGCATTAATTAAATTTTTGAGTGAAGAAGGAATCAAACAATTACTTCAAAAAACTGAAAATCAATACATGCAAGATAACAATCGCGAAATGCACAAAGTGGACGAAGCTTTGTATTTTGTGATTGAAGAGAAAAACAATCAAGTAGAATTAACAGACAATGGTATTAAATACCTTTCTGGAGATACTGATGCAGATTTCTTCGTTTTACCAGACATTGGAACAGAAATCGCTGCAATTGAAAAACAAAAATTAGATAAAGACGCTGAAGCTGAAGCTAAAGAAAGATTATTCCAAGATTTTGGAGTAAAAAGCGAGCGTATTCATACTCTTACTCAGCTTTTAAAAGCATATGCTTTATTTGAAAAAGATGTAGAGTACGTTATCATGGACAACAAAATTATGATTGTCGATGAGCAAACAGGTCGTATCATGGATGGACGTCGTTATTCAGACGGTCTTCACCAGGCGATTGAAGCAAAAGAAAACGTAAAAATCGAAGCTGCTACACAAACTTTTGCAACTGTTACATTACAGAATTACTTCAGAATGTACAACAAGTTGGCAGGTATGACGGGTACAGCAGTTACAGAAGCTGGCGAGTTATGGCAGATTTATAAATTAGATGTTGTTGAAATTCCAACAAACCGTGGCATTGCAAGAATTGATAAAGAAGATTATATCTACAAAACAACACGCGAGAAATTCAATGCTGTAATCGAAGATGTTACCGAACTATCTCAAGCTGGAAGACCAGTATTAATTGGAACAACTTCTGTAGAGATTTCAGAATTATTAAGCCGTATGCTTAAAATGAGAGGAATCACACACAACGTATTGAATGCTAAAATGCACAAGCAAGAGGCACAAATCGTTGAAGAAGCAGGTAAAGCTGGAGTTGTAACTATTGCAACAAACATGGCCGGTCGTGGTACCGATATTAAATTATCTCCAGAAGTAAAAGCTGCAGGAGGTTTAGCAATCGTTGGTACAGAGCGTCATGATTCTCGTCGTGTAGACAGACAGTTACGTGGTCGTTCTGGTCGTCAAGGAGATCCAGGAAGTTCTCAATTTTATGTTTCTCTTGAAGATAACTTAATGCGTTTATTTGGTTCTGAAAGAGTTGCGAAAGTAATGGACAGAATGGGATTGAAAGAAGGTGAAGTTATTCAGCATTCTATGATGACTAAATCTATCGAACGTGCACAGAAAAAAGTAGAAGAAAATAACTTTGGTGTTCGTAAACGTTTATTAGAATATGATGACGTAATGAACTCACAACGTGAAGTAGTTTACAAACGTCGTCGTCACGCATTGTTTGGAGAGCGTTTGAAACTGGATATCGCGAATATGCTTTATGATACTTGCGAATTAATCGTAAGCAATAGTAAAGCAACAAATGATTTTAAAGGATTTGAGTTTGATTTAATTCGTTATTTCGGAATCACTTCTCCAATTTCTGAAGCAGATTTCTTAAAATTATCTGACATTGAAGTTACTGGAAAAGTATACAAAGAAGCTTTAGCTTTCTATACTGAAAAAACAGAAAGAAGCGCTAGAGAAGCTTTCCCAATTATCAAAGGAGTTTACGAAGAGCCAAACAATCATTTCGAAAGAATTGTAGTTCCATTTACAGACGGAATCAAAACTTTGAATGTGGTAACTGACTTGAAAAAAGCTTATGACAGCGAAGGTGCTCAATTAATTGCTGATTTTGAGAAAAACATTACACTTTCTATCGTAGATGAGGCTTGGAAAAAACACTTACGTAAAATGGACGAATTGAAACAATCTGTTCAATTGGCAGTTCACGAACAAAAAGATCCATTGCTTATCTATAAATTAGAAGCTTTCAACTTGTTTAGAGGAATGTTGGACAACGTTAACAAAGAAGTTATTTCATTCTTATTCAAAGGTGATTTACCAGCTCAAAACACTCCTGAAATTCACGAAGCAAGAGAAGTAGCTCGTCCAAAAGAAAATTTACAATTAAGTAAAGACGAAATTCCAAATAGCGAAAGCATCAACCGTGAAGCTGGAGAAACACAACAGCGTCAAGTTACTGAAACTATCGTTAGAGATATGCCAAAAATCAACAGAAATGATACGGTTGTAGTTCAAGAAGTTGCTACTGGTAATACAGAAACAATGAAGTACAAAAAAGCTGAAGCTTTGATTGCTGCTGGAACTTGGGTTTTAATTAACTAA
- a CDS encoding TrmH family RNA methyltransferase — MIDLDYLAFLENILTENRKANFLKVLENRTKHFTVAVEDVYQMHNTSAVMRSCEVFGIQELNVIEQRFGKRIDKEIALGAQKWVDINRFDSVSGCLSDLRSKGYQIIATTPHEKDCMLEDFDITKPSALFFGTEKEGLSQEIMDNADGFLKIPMVGFTESLNISVSAAIIIQSLTNRLRRSDINWKLTEEEILVKRLDWAKNSIRDIKRIEARYYQDNPR; from the coding sequence ATGATTGATTTAGATTACCTCGCATTCTTAGAAAATATATTGACAGAAAATAGAAAAGCTAATTTTTTAAAAGTACTAGAAAATAGAACAAAACATTTTACAGTTGCGGTAGAAGATGTTTATCAAATGCATAATACAAGCGCAGTAATGCGTAGCTGTGAAGTCTTTGGAATTCAGGAATTAAATGTAATTGAACAGCGTTTTGGAAAAAGAATCGATAAGGAAATTGCTTTAGGTGCGCAAAAATGGGTTGACATCAATCGATTTGATTCGGTTTCAGGATGTCTTTCTGATTTAAGAAGTAAAGGATATCAAATTATTGCCACTACTCCGCACGAAAAGGATTGTATGTTGGAAGATTTCGATATTACAAAACCAAGTGCTTTATTCTTTGGAACAGAAAAAGAAGGATTGTCACAAGAAATTATGGACAATGCCGACGGTTTCTTAAAAATACCAATGGTTGGTTTTACAGAAAGTTTAAATATTTCAGTATCAGCAGCAATTATCATTCAAAGTTTGACGAATAGACTTCGCAGATCTGATATTAACTGGAAATTGACAGAGGAAGAAATTTTAGTAAAACGTTTAGATTGGGCTAAAAATTCGATACGAGATATAAAACGAATTGAAGCGCGTTATTATCAAGATAATCCTAGATAA
- a CDS encoding sulfotransferase family protein, producing the protein MENVKDFISNWIPIKLIEKDDEVYFEWIYFADIPFAEPFFEETIVKCKSHDFNSKSFKLISTAENIMDWSEELDFVELKGLVFHVSRCGSTMLSQSLATSSENIMVSEAPIIDQILRSNAFNSAIKADLLKSVLKFLGQKRFSEQKHLIIKLDAWSIFEASYLRSLFPEIPFALLYRNPGEVLRSHQKMAGMHMVPNLIPSSVFGITSKEIEEISFQQYQVLVLEKYFQGFLDFYERDQNIIMLNYNDGMKNVIEQFIAFIAIDFSESELNSMLERLKKHSKNEKAVFTGDSYKDDILSVNLAQLNVLHKKLNANFIEDLAG; encoded by the coding sequence ATGGAAAATGTAAAAGATTTTATTTCAAATTGGATTCCGATTAAATTGATCGAAAAAGATGATGAGGTTTATTTCGAATGGATTTATTTTGCAGATATACCATTTGCAGAACCTTTTTTTGAAGAAACCATTGTAAAATGTAAAAGCCATGACTTTAATTCAAAATCATTTAAATTAATAAGTACAGCAGAAAATATTATGGACTGGTCTGAAGAACTCGATTTTGTAGAATTAAAAGGATTGGTTTTTCATGTGTCAAGATGCGGATCTACAATGTTAAGTCAGTCTCTTGCCACTTCATCTGAAAATATAATGGTTTCTGAAGCTCCTATTATTGATCAAATTTTAAGAAGTAATGCTTTTAATTCAGCAATCAAAGCCGATTTACTGAAATCGGTTTTGAAATTTTTGGGGCAAAAAAGATTTTCCGAACAAAAGCATTTGATTATAAAACTAGATGCTTGGAGTATTTTTGAGGCTTCTTATTTAAGATCTCTTTTTCCTGAAATTCCGTTTGCATTATTGTACCGAAATCCAGGAGAAGTTTTAAGATCACACCAAAAAATGGCAGGCATGCATATGGTGCCTAATTTAATTCCGTCAAGTGTTTTCGGAATTACTTCTAAAGAAATTGAAGAAATAAGCTTTCAGCAATATCAAGTTTTGGTTTTAGAAAAGTATTTTCAAGGTTTTCTGGATTTTTATGAAAGAGACCAAAATATAATAATGCTTAATTATAATGACGGAATGAAGAATGTAATAGAGCAATTTATAGCTTTTATTGCTATTGATTTTTCTGAAAGTGAATTGAATAGTATGCTGGAACGTCTTAAAAAACATTCTAAAAATGAAAAGGCAGTTTTTACGGGAGATTCATACAAAGACGATATTTTGTCTGTGAATTTGGCTCAACTTAATGTTTTGCACAAAAAGCTTAATGCCAATTTTATTGAAGATTTAGCAGGCTGA
- a CDS encoding aspartyl/asparaginyl beta-hydroxylase domain-containing protein, with the protein MNPSSCQLPISFSIEKLQNDLLICETNLWTPHFNTNRYEGKWTSVSLRSQSGLENDIFSFPDKAYKNTPLLDSCSYFKEIMDWFQCEKEAVRLLRLGPNSEIKEHVDNDTSYEDGFFRIHVPIITNSEVYFYVNHQLVPMKMGECWYANFQLPHSVLNKSLEPRIHLTLDCIRNEWSDELFSKMGFDLNYVPKHECSDEVKRKVIAELSRNPSETNAKIIAELQSQME; encoded by the coding sequence ATGAATCCTTCTTCTTGTCAGCTTCCGATTTCTTTCTCAATAGAAAAACTGCAAAATGATTTATTGATTTGCGAAACCAATTTATGGACACCACATTTTAATACCAATCGGTATGAAGGAAAATGGACAAGTGTTTCTTTACGATCGCAATCGGGTTTAGAGAATGATATTTTTTCTTTTCCAGACAAAGCCTATAAAAATACGCCTTTACTTGACAGTTGCTCTTATTTTAAAGAAATAATGGATTGGTTTCAATGCGAAAAAGAAGCTGTGAGATTATTAAGACTTGGGCCTAATAGCGAAATTAAAGAACATGTTGATAATGATACTTCGTATGAAGATGGATTTTTTAGAATTCATGTTCCAATTATTACAAACTCAGAAGTTTATTTTTATGTTAATCATCAGCTGGTTCCAATGAAAATGGGAGAGTGCTGGTACGCCAATTTTCAGTTGCCACATAGCGTGCTGAACAAAAGCCTAGAACCTAGAATTCACTTAACTTTGGATTGCATTAGAAATGAATGGTCTGATGAATTATTTTCTAAAATGGGTTTTGATCTGAATTATGTGCCAAAACATGAATGTTCAGACGAAGTGAAAAGAAAAGTTATTGCTGAGCTTTCTAGAAATCCATCGGAGACAAATGCCAAGATTATTGCCGAACTTCAATCACAAATGGAATAA
- the cysC gene encoding adenylyl-sulfate kinase, giving the protein MILIQFTGLSGSGKTTLAENVKHLLLQNNYEAEIVDGDVYRQTICKDLGFSKEDRCENVRRLFNVGRNLIQEKKIVLMSVINPYENLRNELRSFEFVKTVFLDCAISSLIERDPKGLYKRALLPDSDQNKIRSFTGISDVFEIPKKADLVLKTDSENVSISTNKLYNFILSNLNF; this is encoded by the coding sequence ATGATTTTAATTCAATTTACAGGGTTATCTGGTTCGGGAAAAACGACATTGGCAGAAAATGTCAAACATCTTTTGCTTCAAAATAATTATGAAGCCGAAATTGTAGATGGTGATGTGTACCGACAAACGATCTGTAAAGATTTGGGATTTTCTAAAGAGGACCGTTGCGAAAATGTAAGACGTCTTTTTAATGTTGGGCGAAATCTAATTCAGGAAAAGAAAATAGTTCTCATGTCGGTTATTAATCCATATGAAAATCTTAGAAATGAATTAAGGTCTTTTGAGTTTGTAAAAACGGTATTTCTGGATTGTGCCATTTCTAGTTTGATCGAAAGAGATCCAAAAGGCTTGTACAAAAGAGCCTTGTTGCCAGACAGTGATCAAAATAAAATTAGAAGTTTTACAGGTATAAGCGATGTTTTTGAAATTCCGAAAAAAGCCGATTTAGTATTAAAAACAGATTCTGAAAACGTTTCAATTTCTACCAATAAACTCTACAATTTTATACTTAGCAATTTAAATTTTTAA
- a CDS encoding SIR2 family NAD-dependent protein deacylase produces the protein MKKKLVILTGAGISAESGIKTFRDSDGLWEGHDVMEVATPEGWHKNQELVLDFYNKRRQQLKEVNPNLGHIILAELEKDFDVQIITQNVDDLHERAGSTNVLHLHGELLKARSTQNKNLILDWTEDLLTGDLDTNGHQLRPHIVWFGEEVPALEEAIDITETADYFAVIGTSLQVYPAAGLISYTPSTTPVFYIDPKPISIPNLRNKIETIAKFASEGVSDLREKLLILEKTT, from the coding sequence ATGAAAAAGAAACTTGTTATTTTAACAGGAGCAGGAATAAGTGCCGAGAGCGGAATTAAAACTTTTCGAGATAGTGATGGTTTATGGGAAGGGCATGATGTAATGGAAGTTGCAACTCCAGAAGGCTGGCATAAAAATCAGGAATTGGTTCTCGATTTTTACAACAAAAGACGCCAACAGTTAAAAGAAGTAAACCCAAATCTTGGACATATCATTTTGGCTGAATTGGAAAAAGATTTTGACGTACAAATTATCACTCAAAATGTTGATGATTTACACGAACGTGCGGGAAGCACAAATGTTTTGCATTTGCATGGCGAATTATTAAAAGCGCGAAGCACACAGAATAAAAATTTGATTTTAGATTGGACAGAAGATTTGCTTACTGGAGATTTAGATACAAACGGACATCAATTGCGCCCTCATATTGTTTGGTTTGGCGAAGAAGTTCCTGCACTCGAAGAAGCTATTGACATTACAGAAACAGCAGATTATTTTGCTGTAATCGGAACTTCACTGCAAGTTTATCCAGCTGCTGGCTTAATTTCTTATACACCAAGTACAACACCTGTTTTTTATATTGATCCGAAACCAATTTCGATTCCGAACCTTCGAAATAAAATCGAAACCATTGCCAAATTTGCTTCTGAAGGAGTCTCAGATTTAAGAGAAAAATTACTGATCTTAGAAAAAACAACATGA